GGATTTTCTCCACGCCTACGCCGTGCTCGCCGGTAATACAGCCGCCGACTTCCACGCAGAGGTTGAGGATGCGACCACCGAAGGCTTCGGTGCGCTCGAATTCACCGGGCACGTTGGCATCAAACAGGATCAGTGGGTGCAGGTTGCCGTCGCCGGCGTGGAATACGTTGGCGACTCGCAGCCCGAATTCCTCCGACATTTTTTCCATTTCCAGCAGCACATGGGCCAGGTACCGCCGCGGGATGGTGCCATCCATACAGTAGTAATCCGGCGAGATACGGCCTACCGCCGGAAACGCGGATTTGCGGCCCTTCCAGAGCAGCGCCCGTTCTTCCTCGCTCTGGGAGGTCTTTACCGAGGTAGCCCCCAACTCGCGGAACAGGGCTTCTGCCTGCGCAATATGCTCGTGCACTTCTTCTTCCGTGCCGTCCACCTCACACAACAGCAGTGCCTTCGCCTCCCGCGGGTAGCCCGCCTGTGCAAAATCGTCGGCGGCTATGATCGCGTGGCCATCCATCATTTCCAGACCACCGGGAATAATACCGTGGGAAATGATGCCACCCACGGCGTCGCCCGCTTTCTGCACGCTATCGAAGCCGGCCATGACCACCTGGGCGACCTCCGGTTTTGGCAGCAGTTTCACTTTCACTTCCGTCACGATACCCAGCAGACCTTCAGAGCCGGTCATCAAAGCCAGCAGGTCCATGCCGCAAACATCCAGGGCATCACTGCCAACGCTAACCCGCTCACCCTCAGCAGTGATCATTTCCAGGCTGAGGATGTTGTGAACCGTCAG
Above is a genomic segment from Marinobacter panjinensis containing:
- a CDS encoding FAD-linked oxidase C-terminal domain-containing protein, with the protein product MTTKPKVSRAELAEQFRAFIDPDFVITDDETMKPYECDGMSMYCEMPMLVVLPETAEQVQRVMRICNEHGVPVVARGAGTGLSAGAMPHKEGVVLSLAKFNRILDIDPLARTARLQPGVRNLAISEEVAQFGLYYGPDPSSQIACTIGGNVAENSGGVHCLKYGLTVHNILSLEMITAEGERVSVGSDALDVCGMDLLALMTGSEGLLGIVTEVKVKLLPKPEVAQVVMAGFDSVQKAGDAVGGIISHGIIPGGLEMMDGHAIIAADDFAQAGYPREAKALLLCEVDGTEEEVHEHIAQAEALFRELGATSVKTSQSEEERALLWKGRKSAFPAVGRISPDYYCMDGTIPRRYLAHVLLEMEKMSEEFGLRVANVFHAGDGNLHPLILFDANVPGEFERTEAFGGRILNLCVEVGGCITGEHGVGVEKIRQMAVQFNDEELQQFHDVKAAFDPAGILNPGKGVPALRFCQEYRSLEHKQHKHDTVDAAHG